Proteins found in one Poecilia reticulata strain Guanapo linkage group LG15, Guppy_female_1.0+MT, whole genome shotgun sequence genomic segment:
- the ccdc88ab gene encoding girdin isoform X2, with product MENEVFTPLLEQFMLTPLVCWVKSVGHSTVTDGSKLSEYIELVDGIYLNEIMFEINPKATVQRTNKKVNNDPTLRIQNLSILIRQIKAYYQESLQQLVMMPLPNVLVLGRNPLSEQGLEEMRKMLLLLLGCAVQCEKKEEYIERIQTLDFDTKAAIASHIQEVTHNQENVVDLQWLENGEMPPEDLDSLSRNLAFHLKRLVDERDTQLETIVELTQERDCVQLSPLAPIATQSPGDSPSMRRTESRQHLSVELADAKAKIRRLRQELEEKSEQLLDTRQELENMEVELKRIQQESYQLLSDARSARAYRDELDALREKAIRVDKLESELCRYKERLHDIDFYKARVEELKEDNQILLETKTMLEEQLDSTRTRSDKLHLLEKENLQLKSKMHDLDMERDHDRKRMEELLEENLVLEMAQKQSMDESLHLGWELEQLSKTPDLTDAPQKSLGEEVNELTSSRLLKLEKENQALLKMVEELKGTVSQDNTAKLTKANQENQKLNQKLERLENELMVDRESLRSAESLSTDLMKEKALLEKTLETLRENSERQMKGLEQENKHLNQTISSLRQRCQVGAEARVKDVEKENRVLHESICETTGKLNKLEFERKQLRKELELMKEKGERAEELEIRLQKLERENESLQKKVATLGITCEKVSSLEKENSELEAEGRRLKKKLDTLKNMAFQLEALEKENGQLEQENLELRRSTETLRSAGAKAAQLEAENRELESERTQLKRSLELLKASSKKTERLEVSYQGLDTENQRLQKALENSSKKIQQLEAELQEVETENQTLQRNLEELKISSKRLEQLEQENKTLELESSQLEKDKKLLEKENKRLRQQAEIRDSKLDDGNQRIAALEKENRTMGKEMIFFRDSCTRVKDLEKENKELVKQGSIDKKTLMTLREELVSEKLRTQQMNNDLEKLTHELEKIGLNKERLLHDESSDDRFKLLETKLESTLKSSLEIKEEKIAALEARLQESSNLNQQLRQELKTVKKNYEALRQREEEERMVHSSPPKGGENSQTVNKWEKESHEATRELLKVKDRLIEVERNNATLQAEKVALRSQLKQLETQSSNLQAQIVAVQRQTASLQENNTTLQTQNAKLQVENSTLSSQSAALMAQNAQLQSQQSSVEGEREGALREKEELRATYELLLRDHEKLAALHERQAAEYEALIGKHGGLKTSHKSLEQQHRDLEDKYKQLLQRKGELEELEKNLKEQQDKMARENQSHQATADQCKLLKEENDRLNTTYRQLMKDSESLQVDHKNIKSQLNSAKLEQTKLEAEFSKLKEQYQQLDITSTKLTNQCELLSQLKGNLEEENRHLLDQIQTLMLQNRTLLEQTMESKDLFHVEQRQYIDKLNELRRQKEKLEEKIMDQYKFFDPSPPRRRGNWITLKMKKLMKPKSRERMRSLTLTPSRSELGESVFTFVPDSQDSSSIGSGSNSLDDTLTQKRSMTIKRFPFIRNRSKDKDKDKAIYRRSMSMNDLLQTMAVAGVSGSQWAGSTENLDGPEAGDGGMTGSSRRSGQRMKELALSTNAIDCAALTLPSARRAKLKLQVKDNASCEDVAGSLDDPKSQGRQGSSSALALCRPVELKAMCRVPCSICTSRPSSLHSNRTSSNSNNNSHLTSPLEGKGTLNGSLSRPQSESSGEFSLSLDQEVWSSSGSSPVQQPASLRSSHQSPLQLRRSLEPSGTAAVSAQTQIRKTGSPSEVLSLQQFLDEGIDPAESGSQENLTVDSPRLSASSEHAQKDRASTKARGILRSSSGRAAPTSADRALKSSGQPGRPSLRKAESTRVRGSAPLRPSLSSQGKATSVSERLDSAVSSSTLPRASSVISTAEGTTRRTSIHDLLSKDHRQPVSVDASPHAPSPKAGVRSQPTPSEYHPNIASPMPKSVSLPCHSSEDPDLDSLESFLGPSFTAESVFMDSIFSESAENLPFLSLNPTLVSNISGPPAQPRPGPNQSPHSQSNGPMRSSSARLTAYDDGIGPSSVAESEQTLSPEESQSLWYEYGCV from the exons aacaaggcctggaggagatgaggaagatgttgctgctgcttttaggATGTGCTGTTCAG TGTGAGAAGAAAGAAGAATACATCGAACGTATCCAGACTCTGGATTTTGACACCAAAGCCGCAATAGCATCTCACATTCAAGAG GTGACCCATAACCAGGAGAACGTAGTGGACCTGCAGTGGTTGGAGAATGGAGAAATGCCCCCTGAGGATTTGGACAGCCTGTCGAGAAATCTGGCTTTCCACCTCAAACGTCTGGTGGATGAAAGGGACACACAGCTGGAG ACGATCGTGGAGCTCACCCAGGAGAGGGACTGTGTGCAGCTCTCTCCCCTGGCTCCCATTGCCACCCAGTCCCCTGGTGACTCTCCCAGCATGAGGAGGACTGAGAGTCGACAGCACCTCTCGGTGGAGTTGGCCGATGCCAAGGCCAAAATCAGACGCCTTCGACAGGAACT GGAGGAAAAAAGCGAGCAGCTTCTGGACACCAGGCAGGAGCTGGAGAACATGGAGGTGGAGCTCAAGAGAATCCAGCAGGAG AGCTATCAGCTGCTGTCCGACGCTCGCTCGGCTCGGGCCTACCGCGATGAGCTGGACGCACTCCGAGAAAAAGCCATACGTGTCGACAAACTGGAGAGTGAGCTCTGCCGGTACAAGGAGAGACTTCATGACATTGACTTCTACAAGGCCAGAGTCGAG GAGCTAAAGGAGGACAACCAGATTTTGCTAGAAACAAAGACGATgttggaggagcagctggatTCCACCAGGACGCGGTCCGACAAGCTACACCTTCTGGAGAAAGAGAACCTCCAGCTCAAGTCCAAGATGCATGATTTGGATATG GAGCGGGACCATGACCGGAAGCGAATGGAGGAGCTGTTGGAAGAGAATCTCGTGTTGGAGATGGCCCAGAAACAGAGCATGGACGAGTCGCTGCACCTGGGCTGGGAGCTGGAGCAATTATCAAAGACACCAGATCTGACTGATG cCCCGCAGAAGTCTTTGGGCGAAGAGGTGAATGAGCTGACCTCCAGTCGCCTGTTAAAGctggagaaagaaaatcaagcTCTGCTGAAGATGGTGGAGGAACTCAAAGGGACAGTCAGTCAGGACAACACAGCTAAACTGACCAAAGCCAACCAAGAAAACCAGAAACTTAACCAGAAA TTGGAGCGACTGGAGAATGAACTAATGGTGGATAGGGAGTCGCTTCGTAGTGCCGAGTCACTGAGTACGGACCTGATGAAGGAAAAGGCTTTGTTGGAAAAGACTCTGGAGACACTCAGGGAAAACTCAGAGAGACAG ATGAAGGGTCTAGAGCAGGAGAACAAGCACCTGAACCAAACCATTTCCTCGCTGCGTCAACGCTGCCAGGTTGGAGCCGAGGCCCGCGTGAAAGACGTGGAGAAGGAGAACAGAGTTCTTCACGAGTCGATCTGCGAGACGACGGGCAAACTGAATAAGCTTGAATTTGAAAGGAAGCAGCTAC gaAAGGAGCTTGAATTGATGAAGGAAAAAGGTGAGAGAGCAGAAGAGTTGGAGattcggctgcagaagctggaaagagaaaatgaaagccTACAGAAGAAAGTTGCCACTCTTGGAATTACCTGTGAGAAG GTTTCTTCTTTGGAGAAGGAGAACTCTGAGTTGGAGGCGGAGGGTCGCCGTCTGAAGAAGAAACTAGACACTCTGAAAAATATGGCTTTCCAGTTAGAGGCGCTGGAAAAAGAGAACGGCCAGCTGGAACAGGAGAACCTAGAGCTCCGGCGCTCAACCGAGACGCTCCGGTCAGCGGGGGCAAAGGCCGCTCAGCTGGAAGCAGAGAACAGGGAGCTGGAGAGCGAGAGGACCCAGCTGAAGCGCAGCTTAGAACTTCTTAAAGCCTCGTCAAAGAAGACAGAAAGATTAGAG GTGAGCTACCAAGGTCTGGACACGGAAAACCAGCGGCTTCAGAAGGCTTTGGAGAACAGCAGCAAGAAGATCCAGCAGCTGGAGGCAGAATTGCAAGAGGTGGAAACAGAGAACCAAACCCTTCAGCGTAacctggaggaactgaagaTCTCGAGTAAACGGCTGGAGCAGCTTGAGCAGGAG AACAAAACTCTGGAACTGGAAAGCTCCCAGCTGGAGAAAGATAAGAAGCTTCTGGAGAAGGAGAACAAGCGACTGAGGCAGCAGGCCGAGATCCGCGACTCCAAGCTGGATGACGGCAACCAGCGGATCGCTGCCCTGGAGAAGGAGAACCGCACCATGGGCAAGGAGATGATCTTCTTCAGGGACTCGTGTACGAGAGTCAAGGACCTAGAGAAAGAGAACAAGGAGCTGGTCAAACAGGGCAGTATAGATAAGAAGACGCTGATGACACTAAGAGAG GAGCTTGTGAGTGAGAAACTGCGGACGCAGCAGATGAATAATGACCTTGAGAAACTTACTCATGAATTGGAGAAAATTGGACTGAACAAAGAGAGACTCCTGCACGATGAGAGCTCCGATGACAG GTTTAAGCTGCTTGAAACCAAACTGGAGTCAACTCTGAAATCATCTTTGGAGATCAAAGAGGAGAAAATCGCTGCTTTAGAGGCGCGATTACAGGAATCCTCCAACCTCAACCAGCAACTTCGGCAGGAGCTAAAAACG GTAAAGAAGAACTATGAGGCGCTTCgccagagagaggaggaggaaaggatGGTTCACAGCTCTCCCCCGAAAGGAGGGGAAAACTCCCAGACTGTCAATAAATGGGAAAAGGAGAGCCATGAAGCCACCAGGGAGCTGCTGAAAGTCAAAGACAGACTAATTGAAGTGGAGAGAAAT AATGCTACACTGCAGGCTGAGAAGGTGGCTCTGAGAAGCCAACTCAAACAACTGGAAACTCAGAGCTCCAACCTGCAGGCACAAATTGTAGCGGTGCAGAGGCAGACCGCCTCCTTACAGGAGAACAACACCACTCTGCAGACGCAGAATGCCAAACTGCAG GTGGAGAACTCCACCCTGAGCTCTCAAAGTGCGGCCCTCATGGCCCAGAACGCCCAGCTGCAGAGCCAGCAGAGCAGCGTGGAGGGAGAACGGGAGGGAGCACtgagggagaaggaggagctGAGGGCGACCTACGAGCTGCTGCTCCGGGATCACGAGAAGCTGGCGGCGCTCCACGAGCGGCAGGCGGCCGAGTACGAAGCTCTGATTGGGAAACACGGCGGCCTGAAGACCTCCCATAAGAGCCTGGAGCAACAGCACAGAGACTTGGAAGACAA GTACAAACAGCTCCTACAGAGAAAGGGAGAGCTGGAGGAGTTGGAGAAAAACCTTAAGGAGCAGCAGGACAAGATGGCTCGGGAGAATCAGAGCCACCAAGCCACAGCTGACCAGTGCAAACTGCTCAAAGAGGAAAACgacag GCTGAACACCACCTATCGCCAACTGATGAAGGACAGCGAGAGTCTGCAGGTGGACCACAAGAACATAAAGAGCCAGCTGAACAGTGCAAAGCTGGAGCAGACCAAGCTAGAAGCAGAGTTCTCCAAACTCAAGGAGCAATACCAGCAGCTGGACATCACCTCCACTAAACTCACCAACCAGTGTGAG CTGTTGAGCCAGCTGAAAGGCAACTTGGAGGAGGAGAACCGTCACCTGTTGGACCAGATCCAGACCCTGATGCTGCAGAACCGCACACTTCTGGAGCAGACAATGGAGAGCAAGGACCTGTTCCATGTAGAGCAAAGACAatacat AGACAAGCTAAACGAGTTGAGGAGACAGAAGGAAAAACTTGAGGAGAAAATAATGGACCAGTACAAATTCTTTGATCCTTCACCTCCacgcag GCGTGGCAACTGGATCACTCTGAAGATGAAGAAGCTGATGAAGCCGAAGAGCCGGGAGCGGATGCGTTCTCTCACGCTGACCCCCTCTCGTTCGGAGCTGGGAGAAAGTGTTTTCACTTTTGTCCCAGACAGCCAGGACAGCTCCTCCATCGGCTCTGGGTCCAACTCGCTGGATGACACGCTCACACAAAAGAGGAGCATGA CTATAAAGAGGTTTCCTTTCATAAGGAACAGATCCAAggacaaagacaaagacaagGCCATCTACCGACGCTCGATGT CCATGAACGACTTGCTGCAGACGATGGCAGTGGCCGGTGTTTCCGGGTCACAGTGGGCGGGCAGCACGGAGAATCTAGATGGGCCTGAAGCAGGAGATGGTGGCATGACGGGCAGCAGCAGGCGCAGCGGACAGCGCATGAAGGAGCTGGCCCTGTCCACCAACGCCATCGACTGCGCTGCACTAACACTGCCGTCTGCGAGGCGGGCTAAGCTAAAGCTTCAGGTCAAAG ACAATGCTTCATGTGAGGATGTTGCTGGTTCCTTAGATGACCCGAAGAGTCAAG GACGGCAGGGGTCTAGCAGTGCTCTTGCTTTGTGTCGTCCTGTTGAGCTGAAGGCTATGTGCAGAGTTCCCTGTAGCATCTGTA CCTCCAGACCCTCCAGCCTTCATAGCAACAGGACAAGTAGCAATAGTAACAATAACTCACACCTCACCTCTCCTCTGGAGGGCAAAG GCACGCTGAATGGCAGTCTTAGCAGGCCTCAGAGTGAGAGCAGCGGGGAGTTCAGCTTGAGCCTGGACCAAGAGGTGTGGtccagcagcggcagcagcccCGTCCAGCAGCCCGCCTCCTTGCGCTCCTCCCACCAGAGCCCCCTGCAGCTGCGCAGGTCCCTGGAGCCGTCCGGCACCGCCGCCGTCTCCGCTCAGACACAGATCAGGAAGACGGGATCCCCCAGCGAGGTTCTGTCCCTGCAGCAGTTCCTAGATGAGGGTATTGATCCTGCAGAG tcTGGCAGTCAGGAGAACCTCACGGTGGATTCCCCTCGTCTCTCCGCGTCTTCTGAGCACGCTCAGAAAGATCGCGCCTCCACCAAGGCGCGGGGCATTTTACGCTCCAGCAGTGGGAGAGCGGCGCCGACCAGCGCCGACCGGGCTCTGAAGTCCTCGGGACAGCCCGGCCGGCCAAGCCTGCGGAAAGCCGAGAGCACGCGTGTCAGAGGCTCCGCCCCTCTCCGCCCCAGCCTCTCCTCCCAGGGAAAAGCCACGTCCGTCTCCGAGCGCCTGGACTCCGCCGTCTCCTCCTCCACACTGCCCCGGGCCAGCAGTGTCATCTCGACAGCCGAAGGTACCACAAGGCGCACCAGCATCCATGACCTACTGTCCAAAGACCACCGGCAGCCCGTGTCTGTTGACGCCTCTCCTCACGCCCCCTCCCCAAAGGCTGGAGTACGCTCGCAGCCGACACCCAGTGAGTACCACCCCAACATCGCCTCCCCCATGCCCAAATCTGTCAGCCTACCCTGCCACAGCTCAGAGGACCCCGACCTCGACAGCCTCGAGTCTTTCCTCGGCCCCTCCTTCACCGCAGAGTCGGTGTTTATGGACTCCATCTTTAGCGAGTCAGCAGAAAATCTCCCCTTCCTGTCCCTGAACCCCACCCTAGTCAGCAACATCAGCGGCCCCCCGGCCCAGCCACGCCCCGGGCCGAACCAGAGCCCCCACAGCCAGTCCAACGGGCCGATGAGGTCCAGCTCAGCCCGCCTGACGGCGTACGATGATGGTATTGGTCCAAGTAGCGTTGCTGAGTCAGAGCAGACTCTGAGCCCAGAGGAGAGCCAGTCACTGTGGTACGAGTACGGCTGTGTGTGA